A portion of the Juglans microcarpa x Juglans regia isolate MS1-56 chromosome 1D, Jm3101_v1.0, whole genome shotgun sequence genome contains these proteins:
- the LOC121258092 gene encoding (+)-neomenthol dehydrogenase-like, producing MADQIVSRPHLTHFSQSTFQSVNHQWLRQQRGISSFFSFQSFHVVFYALSDSFLYLFFLFWLFCLFRYAVVTGANKGIGFEIVRQLASNGIVVVLTARDEKRGLEALQKLQHSGLSDRVVFHQLDVSDPASITSFADFIKTQFGKLDILVNNAGIAGVKLDADVGAGAEYDRSKLIQNSELAEESLQTNYYGARRMAEALISVLQLSSSPRIVNISSSLGKLESIQCKWAEGILGDAENLTEEKVDEVLKEFLKDFKEGSLASKGWPTFLSAYTVSKAAMNAYTRILAKKYPSFCINCVCPGSVMTDINGNTGILSVEVGASSPVRLALLRNGSPSGLFFVQKEVSSF from the exons ATGGCAGACCAAATAGTATCCCGACCTCATCTTACTCATTTTTCTCAATCCACGTTTCAAAGTGTTAACCATCAATGGCTGAGGCAACAAAGAGGTATTTCCTCATTCTTCAGTTTTCAGTCCTTCCATGTTGTCTTTTACGCTCTCTCTGATTCCttcttgtatttgttttttcttttttggttgttttgccTTTTCAGGTATGCAGTTGTTACAGGGGCGAACAAGGGGATTGGATTTGAAATAGTCAGACAGTTGGCTTCAAACGGGATCGTAGTGGTATTAACAGCAAGAGATGAGAAGAGGGGTCTTGAAGCTCTCCAGAAACTGCAACACTCAGGTCTCTCAGATCGAGTGGTTTTCCATCAGCTTGATGTGTCTGACCCTGCTAGCATTACTTCTTTCGCAGATTTCATCAAAACCCAGTTCGGGAAACTTGATATCTTG GTGAACAACGCAGGGATTGCTGGAGTGAAACTAGATGCTGATGTTGGG GCAGGAGCCGAATATGATCGGAGTAAACTGATTCAGAATTCTGAGTTAGCAGAAGAATCCTTGCAAACAAACTACTATGGTGCTAGAAGAATGGCTGAGGCACTCATTTCTGTCCTGCAATTGTCCAGTTCACCAAGGATTGTTAACATTTCATCGTCCCTGGGGAAGTTAGAG AGCATTCAATGTAAATGGGCTGAAGGAATTTTAGGTGATGCTGAAAACCTTACTGAAGAAAAAGTGGATGAGGTGTTGAAGGAGtttctaaaagattttaaaGAAGGTTCTCTGGCATCCAAAGGGTGGCCAACTTTTCTATCTGCCTATACAGTCTCAAAAGCAGCCATGAATGCCTACACAAGAATCCTGGCCAAAAAGTATCCAAGTTTCTGCATCAACTGTGTCTGCCCTGGCTCTGTCATGACAGATATAAATGGAAACACTGGGATATTATCTGTTGAAGTGGGTGCTTCAAGTCCTGTGAGGTTAGCCCTGCTGCGCAACGGCAGTCCTTCCGGCCTCTTTTTTGTTCAGAAGGAAGTGTCTTCTTTCTGA